A DNA window from Pseudomonas sp. GD03919 contains the following coding sequences:
- the cobB gene encoding Sir2 family NAD+-dependent deacetylase has protein sequence MPHPNLVILTGAGISAESGIRTFRASDGLWEDHRIEEVATPEGFARDPALVQRFYDMRRAQLRDPAIAPNAGHLALAELEAGWQGEFLLVTQNVDNLHERAGSKRLLHMHGELQSMLCSNSQQRFPLLEDMPVGQACACCGLKGTLRPDIVWFGEMPYHMEHIYDALERCELFVSIGTSGHVYPAAGFVAQARRAGAHTLEINLEPSQGHSLFAEKRYGPATEQLPRWVAELLAG, from the coding sequence ATGCCCCATCCCAATCTCGTCATCCTCACCGGCGCCGGCATCTCCGCCGAGAGCGGTATTCGCACCTTCCGCGCCTCCGACGGCCTGTGGGAAGACCATCGCATCGAAGAGGTGGCCACGCCCGAAGGCTTCGCCCGTGATCCGGCGCTGGTACAGCGCTTCTACGACATGCGTCGCGCCCAGTTGCGTGATCCGGCCATCGCGCCGAATGCCGGGCATCTGGCCCTGGCCGAGCTGGAAGCGGGCTGGCAAGGCGAATTCCTGCTGGTGACGCAGAACGTCGACAACCTGCACGAGCGCGCCGGTTCCAAACGCTTGTTGCATATGCACGGCGAGTTGCAGTCGATGCTGTGCAGCAACAGCCAGCAGCGTTTTCCCTTGCTGGAGGACATGCCGGTCGGCCAGGCCTGTGCCTGCTGCGGCCTGAAGGGCACGTTACGGCCGGATATCGTCTGGTTCGGCGAAATGCCTTATCACATGGAGCATATTTACGACGCGCTGGAGCGATGCGAGCTGTTCGTCAGCATCGGCACCTCGGGGCACGTCTACCCGGCAGCGGGTTTCGTCGCGCAGGCGCGCCGGGCCGGTGCACATACACTGGAGATCAATCTGGAGCCGAGCCAGGGCCACTCGCTGTTCGCCGAAAAGCGCTATGGCCCGGCCACCGAGCAATTGCCGCGCTGGGTGGCGGAGTTGCTGGCGGGTTGA
- a CDS encoding IS110 family transposase, with the protein MKKHTATNQSQALNDLSACTTVAVDLAKRVFQVAGEDALGQVRYEARIKSREAFYEFLCKLPPSVVVLVETGPGAQAWARQLQGQGNLARILPARLVEGHRSGAKNDRNDALSILRAGRDSKISAVPIKSAASLAMQALHRARQGYVRRRTAMSNQMRGLLLEHGVALAQGDAAISHVIPRVLEDATQPLPEILRELIDELLGEWRQLGERINVLSGRLEAAANADKTAKRLMTVRGVGPIIATALLAKQTEPERFANARLYAAYFGMVPDQHSSGEKIRLGKMSKRGDGYLRSLMIQGAHAVLQQLRPDSQQPDDRRLLGWLSRLGRKEAAVRLANRNLRIAWVLLQNEQTYQRQPVNDRQAEMSH; encoded by the coding sequence ATGAAAAAGCATACAGCAACTAATCAATCCCAGGCCTTAAACGATCTATCGGCCTGCACGACAGTGGCAGTCGATCTTGCCAAGCGGGTCTTTCAGGTGGCGGGAGAAGACGCTCTTGGTCAGGTGCGTTACGAGGCGCGGATCAAGTCGCGTGAGGCGTTCTACGAGTTTCTGTGCAAGTTGCCGCCGAGTGTCGTCGTGCTGGTTGAAACTGGCCCAGGTGCTCAGGCGTGGGCACGGCAGCTACAGGGGCAAGGCAACCTGGCGCGGATTCTTCCGGCTCGTCTCGTCGAGGGTCACCGCAGCGGTGCGAAGAATGATCGTAACGATGCCCTGTCGATCTTGCGCGCCGGTCGCGATAGCAAGATTTCAGCCGTGCCCATCAAAAGCGCTGCCTCGCTGGCCATGCAGGCGCTGCATCGCGCTCGGCAGGGTTATGTGCGTCGGCGTACGGCGATGAGTAATCAGATGCGCGGTTTGCTGCTGGAGCACGGCGTGGCTCTGGCGCAAGGCGATGCGGCTATCAGCCACGTGATACCGAGGGTGCTGGAAGATGCAACGCAGCCACTGCCGGAGATACTGCGGGAGTTGATCGACGAATTGCTGGGTGAATGGCGGCAATTGGGCGAACGCATCAACGTCTTGAGCGGGCGCTTGGAAGCTGCTGCGAACGCGGACAAGACCGCGAAACGACTGATGACGGTGCGCGGAGTCGGCCCGATCATCGCCACCGCGCTGCTGGCCAAGCAAACCGAACCTGAACGTTTCGCCAATGCCCGCTTATATGCGGCTTACTTCGGCATGGTGCCTGATCAGCACAGCAGCGGAGAAAAGATCCGCCTGGGCAAGATGAGCAAGCGAGGCGATGGCTACCTGCGCAGCCTGATGATCCAGGGCGCGCATGCGGTCCTCCAACAACTACGGCCTGATTCGCAGCAACCGGATGATCGCCGCTTGCTGGGCTGGCTGAGTCGCCTGGGGCGCAAAGAGGCGGCGGTGAGGTTAGCCAACCGCAACCTACGGATCGCCTGGGTGCTGCTACAGAATGAACAGACTTATCAACGCCAGCCAGTTAATGACAGGCAGGCGGAAATGAGTCACTGA
- a CDS encoding peptide chain release factor 3, with translation MTTQAAEVAKRRTFAIISHPDAGKTTITEKLLLMGKAIEVAGTVKSRKSDRHATSDWMEMEKQRGISITTSVMQFPYREHIINLLDTPGHEDFSEDTYRTLTAVDSALMVLDGGKGVEPRTIALMDVCRLRDTPIVSFINKLDRDIRDPIELLDEIEAVLKIKAAPITWPIGCYKDFKGVYHLSGDYIVVYTPGHGHERTEAKIIQKLDSDEARAHLGDMYERFVEELELVQGACHEFEPDAFLKGEMTPVFFGTALGNFGVDHVLDAVVDWAPRPLPRAANERTVEPTEEKFSGFVFKIQANMDPKHRDRIAFMRICSGKYTQGMKMRHARLGKDVRVGDALTFFSSEREHLEEAYAGDIIGLHNHGTIQIGDTFTEGENLGFTGIPHFAPELFRRVRLKDPLKSKQLRQGLQELAEEGATQVFFPERNNDIILGAVGVLQFDVVASRLKEEYKVECAYEAINVWSARWIECSDEKKLKEFKDKAYENLAIDGGGHLTYLAPTRVNLSLMEERWPEVKFRATREHH, from the coding sequence ATGACCACCCAGGCCGCCGAAGTCGCCAAGCGCCGTACCTTCGCCATCATTTCCCACCCGGACGCCGGTAAGACCACCATCACCGAAAAGCTGCTGCTGATGGGCAAGGCCATCGAAGTGGCCGGCACCGTGAAGTCGCGTAAATCCGACCGTCACGCCACCTCCGACTGGATGGAGATGGAGAAACAGCGCGGCATCTCCATCACCACCTCGGTGATGCAGTTCCCCTACCGCGAGCACATCATCAATCTGCTCGACACCCCCGGCCACGAAGACTTCTCCGAAGACACCTACCGCACCCTCACCGCGGTGGACAGCGCGCTGATGGTGCTCGACGGCGGTAAGGGCGTCGAGCCGCGTACCATCGCCCTGATGGACGTATGCCGCCTGCGCGACACGCCGATCGTCAGCTTCATCAACAAGCTCGACCGCGACATCCGCGACCCCATCGAGCTGCTCGACGAGATCGAGGCGGTGCTGAAGATCAAGGCTGCGCCCATCACCTGGCCGATTGGCTGCTACAAGGACTTCAAGGGCGTCTACCACCTGAGCGGCGACTACATCGTGGTCTACACCCCAGGCCATGGCCACGAGCGCACCGAAGCCAAGATCATCCAGAAGCTGGATTCCGACGAAGCGCGTGCCCACCTGGGCGACATGTACGAGCGCTTCGTCGAGGAGCTGGAGCTGGTGCAGGGCGCCTGCCATGAGTTCGAGCCCGACGCTTTCCTCAAGGGCGAGATGACCCCGGTGTTCTTCGGCACCGCGCTGGGCAACTTCGGCGTCGACCATGTACTCGACGCCGTGGTCGACTGGGCGCCGCGTCCGCTGCCGCGCGCCGCCAACGAGCGCACTGTGGAGCCGACCGAGGAGAAATTCTCCGGCTTCGTGTTCAAGATCCAGGCGAACATGGACCCGAAACACCGCGACCGTATCGCCTTTATGCGCATCTGCTCGGGCAAGTACACCCAGGGCATGAAGATGCGCCACGCTCGCCTGGGCAAGGACGTGCGCGTCGGCGATGCGCTGACCTTCTTCTCCAGCGAGCGTGAGCACCTGGAAGAAGCCTACGCCGGCGACATCATCGGTCTGCACAACCACGGCACCATCCAGATCGGCGACACCTTCACCGAAGGCGAGAACCTGGGCTTCACCGGCATCCCGCACTTCGCCCCGGAACTGTTCCGCCGCGTGCGCCTGAAGGATCCGCTGAAATCCAAGCAACTGCGCCAGGGCCTGCAGGAGCTGGCCGAGGAAGGCGCCACCCAGGTGTTCTTCCCCGAGCGCAACAACGACATCATCCTCGGCGCGGTCGGTGTGCTGCAGTTCGACGTGGTCGCCAGCCGCCTGAAAGAGGAATACAAGGTCGAGTGCGCCTACGAGGCGATCAACGTCTGGTCGGCGCGCTGGATCGAATGCAGCGACGAGAAGAAGCTCAAGGAGTTCAAGGACAAGGCCTACGAGAACCTCGCCATCGACGGCGGCGGTCACCTCACCTACCTGGCGCCGACCCGCGTCAACCTCAGCCTGATGGAAGAACGCTGGCCGGAAGTGAAATTCCGCGCCACGCGTGAGCATCACTAA
- a CDS encoding PepSY domain-containing protein, with protein sequence MFKKIIFQLHWFFGISAGLVLAVMGITGALYSFEGEITRALNAERWQIQSSAQGHLTPGELAAKIEAATADRVTALWVDGRHDGPGTAFLVPPPGERRGPRIVFDPYTGEVLAEPVGQDFFHLMLMLHRFLSMGEVGKQITAASTLALLFFCLSGLYLRWPRQALNWRTWLTLDWKKKGRSFNWDLHAVAGTWALLFYLCAGLTGLYWSYDWYREGLTRLLSDTPAEQRGERGQRQAPAGPAPNVDYDAVWQSIQQAAGPKLVAWNLRLPPVAGQPATVFYILDGAEHVRAFNQLQLDPQSGAVSQHERYAEKSFKAQLLASVYALHVGEYFGLPGRILMMLATAAMPLFFITGWLLYLDRRRKKRAAQAARGTLKTDDSAEGWLVGFASQSGFAEQLAWQSAGQLQAAGIPVRVEPLSRLDADSLRQTRKALFVVSTFGDGEAPDAAQGFERKVLGGALPLEQLSYAMLALGDRQYQHFCGFARRINDWLGLQGAQRLFDSVEVDGADQAALQRWQQQLSELTGAAPVRFEEAPWQSWTLAERRLLNPGSQGAPVFFIGLTPPAQNTWQAGDILEIRPRHAPSVVESWLQHSGFESFEPVTLAGQSTSLREALAERQLPGSFAHLVGLHAQALVDALVPLGTREYSIASVAADGVLQLIVRQALQANGRLGLGSGWLTEHLPDGGQLLARVRRNSGFHLLYDDCPLILIGNGTGLAGLRSLLRARALAGQRRNWLLFGERNRACDFFCGDELQAALAAGELQHLDMVFSRDQAEKRYVQDVLREQRARLRAWLAEGAAIYVCGSLQGMAGGVDRVLRELLGDEAVVTLIEEGRYRRDVY encoded by the coding sequence GTGTTCAAGAAAATCATCTTCCAGTTGCACTGGTTCTTCGGCATCAGCGCCGGCCTGGTGCTGGCCGTCATGGGCATAACCGGTGCCCTTTATAGCTTCGAAGGCGAGATCACCCGGGCGCTCAACGCCGAGCGCTGGCAGATCCAGTCCAGCGCACAGGGGCATCTCACGCCAGGTGAATTGGCTGCGAAGATCGAGGCCGCTACCGCAGATCGTGTCACCGCACTGTGGGTCGATGGTCGCCACGACGGACCTGGCACCGCTTTCCTCGTACCCCCGCCGGGTGAGCGGCGTGGGCCACGCATCGTCTTCGACCCCTATACCGGTGAAGTCCTTGCCGAGCCCGTTGGTCAGGACTTCTTCCACCTGATGCTGATGTTGCACCGCTTCCTGTCCATGGGCGAAGTGGGCAAGCAGATCACCGCTGCCAGCACTCTGGCGCTGCTGTTCTTCTGTCTCTCCGGCCTCTATCTGCGTTGGCCGCGCCAGGCCTTGAACTGGCGTACCTGGTTGACGCTGGACTGGAAGAAGAAGGGGCGTAGCTTCAACTGGGATCTGCACGCGGTCGCCGGCACCTGGGCGCTGCTGTTTTATCTCTGCGCCGGGCTCACGGGCCTGTACTGGTCTTATGACTGGTATCGCGAGGGGCTGACGCGTCTGCTCTCCGATACGCCGGCCGAACAGCGCGGCGAGCGTGGTCAGCGCCAGGCGCCCGCTGGCCCTGCGCCGAACGTTGACTACGACGCCGTCTGGCAGAGCATCCAGCAAGCCGCCGGGCCCAAGCTGGTGGCCTGGAACCTGCGCCTGCCGCCAGTGGCGGGGCAGCCAGCAACGGTTTTCTACATACTCGATGGCGCCGAGCATGTGCGCGCCTTCAACCAGTTGCAGCTCGACCCGCAAAGCGGCGCAGTTAGCCAGCATGAGCGCTACGCCGAGAAGAGCTTCAAGGCGCAACTGCTGGCCAGCGTCTACGCCCTGCATGTGGGCGAGTACTTCGGCCTGCCTGGACGCATCCTGATGATGCTTGCCACGGCGGCCATGCCGCTGTTCTTCATCACCGGCTGGCTGCTGTACCTGGACCGCCGACGCAAGAAGCGCGCGGCCCAGGCGGCGCGCGGTACGCTGAAAACGGATGACTCGGCTGAAGGCTGGCTGGTGGGCTTCGCCAGCCAGAGTGGTTTTGCCGAGCAGTTGGCCTGGCAGAGTGCCGGGCAGTTGCAGGCCGCCGGTATCCCGGTGCGGGTCGAGCCGCTGTCGCGCCTCGATGCTGACAGCCTGCGGCAGACACGCAAGGCGCTGTTCGTGGTCAGCACCTTCGGTGACGGCGAGGCGCCGGACGCGGCGCAGGGCTTCGAGCGCAAGGTGCTGGGGGGCGCGCTGCCGCTCGAACAACTGAGCTATGCCATGCTGGCCCTGGGCGACCGGCAGTACCAGCACTTCTGCGGCTTCGCCCGGCGCATCAACGACTGGCTGGGTTTGCAGGGCGCGCAGCGCCTGTTCGACAGCGTTGAGGTCGATGGCGCCGATCAGGCCGCGCTGCAGCGTTGGCAGCAGCAGCTGAGCGAGCTGACCGGCGCGGCGCCGGTTCGTTTCGAGGAGGCGCCCTGGCAGAGCTGGACGCTGGCTGAGCGGCGCCTGCTCAACCCTGGCAGCCAGGGCGCGCCGGTGTTCTTCATCGGCCTGACGCCACCGGCGCAGAACACCTGGCAGGCCGGCGACATCCTGGAAATTCGCCCGCGCCATGCGCCGAGTGTGGTGGAGTCCTGGTTGCAGCATTCCGGCTTCGAGAGTTTCGAGCCCGTCACGCTCGCGGGGCAATCGACCAGCCTGCGCGAAGCATTGGCCGAGCGGCAACTGCCAGGCAGCTTCGCCCATCTGGTGGGGCTGCATGCTCAGGCGCTGGTCGATGCGCTGGTGCCGTTGGGCACGCGTGAATATTCCATCGCCTCGGTGGCGGCCGATGGTGTGCTGCAGCTGATCGTACGTCAGGCGTTGCAAGCCAATGGGCGGTTGGGGCTGGGGTCCGGCTGGCTGACCGAGCACCTGCCGGACGGTGGTCAGTTGCTGGCGCGGGTGCGGCGCAACAGCGGTTTTCATCTGCTGTACGATGACTGCCCGCTGATCCTGATCGGTAACGGCACCGGCCTGGCCGGCCTGCGTTCGCTGTTGCGCGCGCGGGCACTGGCCGGGCAGAGGCGCAACTGGCTGCTGTTCGGCGAGCGCAACCGCGCCTGCGACTTCTTCTGTGGTGACGAGTTGCAGGCGGCGCTGGCGGCAGGTGAGCTGCAGCATCTGGATATGGTGTTCTCCCGCGATCAGGCGGAGAAACGCTACGTGCAGGATGTGCTGCGCGAACAGCGTGCACGTTTACGCGCCTGGCTGGCCGAGGGCGCGGCGATTTATGTGTGCGGCAGCCTGCAGGGTATGGCTGGTGGCGTCGACAGGGTATTGCGCGAACTGCTGGGCGACGAAGCGGTAGTGACACTGATCGAGGAAGGGCGTTATCGCCGTGACGTGTACTGA
- a CDS encoding type III PLP-dependent enzyme — MSIKVEDYYAPATFQRMKAFADQHETPFVVIDRQIIADAYDQLGNCFPFAKIYYAVKANPATEIIELLRDKGSSFDIASIYELDKVMATGVGPERISYGNTIKKSRDIRYFFDKGVRLFATDSEADLRNIAKAAPGSKIYVRILTEGSTSADWPLSRKFGCQPDMALDLLILAKQLGLVPYGISFHVGSQQRDIDVWDAAIAKVKVIFERLKEEDGITLQMINMGGGFPANYIQRTNDLETYAAEITRFLKEDFGDDLPEIILEPGRSLIANAGVLVSEVVLVARKSRTAVERWVYADVGKFSGLIETMDEAIKFPIWTEKKGEMEEVVIAGPTCDSADIMYENYKYGLPLNLASGDRLYWLSTGAYTTSYSAVEFNGFPPLKSYYL, encoded by the coding sequence ATGTCGATCAAGGTCGAAGACTACTACGCACCCGCCACTTTCCAGCGCATGAAGGCATTCGCCGATCAGCACGAAACCCCGTTCGTGGTGATCGACCGGCAGATCATCGCCGATGCCTACGATCAACTGGGCAACTGCTTCCCGTTCGCCAAGATCTACTACGCGGTCAAGGCCAACCCGGCCACCGAGATCATCGAGCTGCTGCGTGACAAGGGCTCGAGCTTCGACATCGCCTCGATCTACGAGCTGGACAAGGTGATGGCCACCGGCGTTGGCCCGGAGCGCATCAGCTATGGCAACACCATTAAGAAGTCCCGTGATATTCGCTACTTCTTCGACAAGGGCGTGCGCCTGTTCGCCACCGACTCCGAAGCTGACCTGCGCAACATCGCCAAGGCCGCGCCGGGTTCGAAGATTTACGTGCGCATCCTCACCGAAGGCTCGACCAGTGCCGACTGGCCACTGAGCCGCAAGTTCGGCTGCCAGCCGGACATGGCCCTGGACCTGCTGATCCTGGCCAAGCAACTGGGTCTGGTGCCTTACGGCATCTCCTTCCATGTTGGTTCGCAGCAGCGTGACATCGACGTGTGGGACGCCGCCATCGCCAAGGTCAAGGTGATCTTCGAGCGCCTCAAGGAAGAAGACGGCATCACCCTGCAGATGATCAACATGGGTGGCGGCTTCCCGGCCAACTACATCCAGCGCACCAACGACCTGGAAACCTACGCAGCGGAAATCACCCGCTTCCTCAAGGAAGATTTCGGCGATGATCTGCCGGAAATCATCCTCGAGCCGGGCCGCTCGCTGATCGCCAACGCCGGTGTGCTGGTCTCGGAAGTGGTGCTGGTGGCGCGCAAGTCGCGTACCGCCGTCGAGCGCTGGGTGTATGCTGACGTCGGCAAGTTCAGCGGCTTGATCGAAACCATGGACGAAGCCATCAAGTTCCCCATCTGGACCGAGAAGAAGGGCGAGATGGAAGAGGTGGTGATCGCCGGCCCGACCTGCGACAGCGCCGACATCATGTACGAGAACTACAAGTACGGCCTGCCGCTCAACCTGGCCAGCGGCGACCGCCTGTACTGGCTGTCCACCGGTGCCTACACCACCAGCTACAGCGCGGTGGAATTCAATGGCTTCCCGCCGCTGAAATCCTACTACCTGTAA
- a CDS encoding TonB-dependent receptor codes for MSDKHNKRAPFPQRRLLASAVSLALLSGFAVAQESAVELDDVTVQGQQENGLKVDKASSPKQTAALLDTPQTVNVIPETLFRQQNARTLTDVLKNTPGISFNAGENGFASGTNNFSLRGFDTSGSIFVDGARDNGSYTRDVFNVEQVEVFKGPAADNGRGGAGGYVNQVTKTPTLESFIAGGASFGFDEYDSEPRRRATLDTNQIINDSTALRLNLLVEDSGVAGREHAEKNSWGFAPSLAFGLGTETRAILAYEHVEMNDRPDWGVSGASVKGMKGDTPYNPALSGVDRDEFYGLKSDFDDTTSDALLVRLEHDLSTGMTLSNQTRWARVDRQARYTVPFQYLGGTQLRTDTQFYDRVNTSLSNLTNLSAQFATGSIKHNLAAGLELTREEAEAGTYAEVNPGNTNIFDPDWERSGPVSKRSRLRERSDVNVDTVALYVYDTLEFTPQWQLTGGLRLEQYDVDIRSRNVQTGAAVGADGFDDREFSIGGKLGLVYKPAQNGSVYAAYGVSTQPPGSYLSNPDISRVNGQAFPGFVDGADPVRAHNYEIGTKWDFFDKRLSTTAALFYTEKKKVAITGRDVGETSDSLKGYGEQVVKGLELGASGKITDSWDVFAGIVFMDSERKHSAYLDEVRRRANPGDYGTAQRTDGDELAFTPKVSGNLWTTYRLPVGLTLGLGAQHVGSSYLGRPDDASRIVANGLYGKLPSYTTFAAMASYEVNQNVDVRLNIDNLTNEEYAVSSNWNGRRVMLGDPRTFTLSTNFHF; via the coding sequence GTGAGCGATAAACACAACAAGCGTGCACCTTTCCCCCAGCGTCGTCTGCTGGCCTCGGCCGTCAGCCTGGCTCTGCTATCCGGTTTCGCCGTGGCCCAGGAGTCGGCAGTCGAACTGGACGACGTAACCGTTCAGGGGCAGCAGGAGAACGGGCTCAAGGTCGACAAGGCGTCCTCGCCGAAACAGACCGCCGCATTGCTCGATACGCCGCAAACGGTCAACGTCATTCCGGAAACCCTGTTCCGTCAGCAGAACGCCCGCACCCTGACCGATGTGCTGAAGAACACCCCCGGCATCAGCTTCAACGCCGGCGAAAACGGCTTTGCCAGCGGCACCAACAACTTCAGCCTGCGCGGTTTCGATACCAGCGGCAGCATTTTCGTCGATGGTGCGCGTGACAATGGCAGCTACACCCGCGACGTGTTCAACGTCGAGCAGGTCGAGGTATTCAAGGGCCCGGCAGCCGACAACGGCCGCGGTGGTGCCGGTGGCTACGTCAACCAGGTGACCAAGACGCCGACCCTGGAAAGCTTCATCGCCGGCGGCGCCAGCTTCGGTTTCGACGAGTACGACTCCGAGCCGCGCCGCCGTGCCACGCTCGACACCAACCAGATCATCAACGACAGCACCGCGTTGCGCCTCAACCTGCTGGTCGAGGACAGCGGCGTCGCCGGCCGTGAGCATGCCGAGAAGAACAGCTGGGGTTTTGCGCCGTCGCTGGCCTTCGGCCTGGGTACGGAAACCCGCGCCATCCTCGCTTATGAGCATGTCGAGATGAACGACCGCCCGGACTGGGGCGTCTCGGGTGCCTCGGTCAAGGGCATGAAGGGCGACACTCCCTACAATCCGGCGCTCTCCGGGGTCGACCGCGATGAGTTCTACGGCCTCAAGTCGGACTTCGACGACACCACCAGCGACGCGCTGCTGGTGCGTCTGGAGCACGACCTCTCGACCGGCATGACCCTGAGCAACCAGACCCGCTGGGCCCGCGTCGACCGTCAGGCGCGCTACACCGTACCCTTCCAGTATCTGGGCGGTACGCAGCTGCGCACCGATACCCAGTTCTACGACCGGGTCAACACCAGCCTGAGCAACCTGACCAACCTTTCGGCGCAGTTCGCCACCGGTTCGATCAAGCACAATCTTGCGGCCGGTCTCGAACTCACTCGTGAGGAGGCGGAGGCGGGAACCTATGCCGAGGTCAACCCAGGCAACACCAACATCTTCGACCCGGACTGGGAGCGCAGCGGGCCGGTCTCCAAGCGCAGCCGTCTGCGTGAGCGCAGCGACGTAAACGTCGATACCGTAGCGCTGTACGTCTACGACACCCTGGAGTTCACGCCGCAGTGGCAGTTGACCGGCGGCCTGCGCCTGGAGCAGTACGACGTGGACATTCGCAGCCGTAACGTTCAGACCGGCGCGGCCGTCGGTGCCGATGGCTTCGATGACCGTGAGTTCAGCATCGGCGGCAAGCTCGGTCTGGTCTACAAGCCGGCGCAGAACGGCAGTGTCTACGCAGCTTATGGCGTCTCCACCCAGCCCCCAGGCTCTTACCTGTCCAACCCGGACATTTCGCGGGTAAACGGCCAGGCCTTCCCCGGGTTCGTCGATGGCGCCGATCCGGTGCGTGCGCACAACTACGAGATCGGGACCAAGTGGGACTTCTTCGACAAGCGCCTGTCCACCACTGCGGCGCTGTTCTACACGGAGAAGAAGAAGGTCGCCATCACCGGTCGTGACGTCGGCGAGACCAGCGACAGCCTCAAGGGTTACGGCGAGCAGGTGGTCAAAGGGCTTGAGCTGGGCGCCAGCGGCAAGATCACCGACAGCTGGGATGTCTTCGCCGGCATCGTGTTCATGGACAGCGAGCGCAAGCACAGCGCCTACCTGGATGAAGTGCGTCGTCGCGCCAATCCGGGCGACTACGGCACCGCCCAGCGTACCGATGGCGACGAGCTGGCCTTCACGCCCAAGGTTTCCGGCAACCTGTGGACCACCTACCGTCTGCCGGTGGGGCTGACCCTGGGTCTGGGTGCGCAGCATGTCGGTTCGTCCTACCTCGGACGTCCGGATGACGCCAGCCGCATCGTCGCCAATGGTCTGTACGGCAAGCTGCCGAGCTATACCACCTTCGCCGCGATGGCCAGCTACGAGGTCAACCAGAATGTCGACGTGCGCCTGAACATCGACAACCTGACCAACGAGGAATACGCCGTGTCCAGCAACTGGAACGGCCGTCGCGTGATGCTCGGCGATCCACGTACCTTCACCCTGAGCACCAACTTCCACTTCTAA
- a CDS encoding Fe2+-dependent dioxygenase, whose amino-acid sequence MMLSIPDVLNAEQLQHCRAALEGGNWQDGRLTAGHQAVNVKANQQLAQDDPLTQQLGDFILACLAQHPRFMAAALPLKVVPPRFNRYAEGGTYGDHIDNAVFSVPGTPHRIRADLSATLFFSEPDEYEGGELVVQDKRIKLPAGHLILYSSGSLHRVEPVTRGARLASFFWVQSLVRQNEQRSVLLELDDSIQALRQQVPDSPELVRLTGIYHNLLRQWTQT is encoded by the coding sequence ATGATGCTGAGCATTCCCGACGTGCTGAATGCCGAACAACTGCAGCATTGCCGCGCCGCGCTCGAGGGCGGCAACTGGCAGGACGGTCGGCTCACCGCCGGGCATCAGGCGGTGAACGTCAAGGCCAATCAGCAGCTCGCTCAGGATGACCCGCTGACGCAGCAGCTGGGCGATTTCATCCTGGCCTGCCTGGCCCAGCATCCGCGTTTCATGGCCGCCGCGTTGCCGCTGAAGGTGGTGCCGCCGCGCTTCAATCGCTATGCCGAGGGCGGCACCTATGGTGACCATATCGACAATGCGGTGTTCAGCGTGCCGGGCACGCCGCATCGGATTCGCGCCGACCTCTCGGCCACCCTGTTCTTCAGCGAGCCGGACGAGTACGAAGGCGGCGAGCTGGTGGTGCAGGACAAACGCATCAAGCTGCCGGCCGGCCATCTGATTCTCTATTCCAGCGGCAGCCTGCATCGGGTCGAGCCGGTGACTCGCGGCGCGCGTCTGGCTTCGTTCTTCTGGGTGCAGAGCCTGGTGCGCCAGAACGAGCAGCGCAGTGTGCTGCTGGAACTCGACGACAGCATCCAGGCGCTGCGCCAGCAGGTGCCAGACAGCCCAGAACTAGTACGCTTGACCGGGATTTACCACAACCTGCTGCGGCAATGGACGCAGACCTGA